Proteins encoded by one window of Elaeis guineensis isolate ETL-2024a chromosome 12, EG11, whole genome shotgun sequence:
- the LOC105055716 gene encoding ABC transporter I family member 19 has protein sequence MAESTGGIEVSGLQFAYEGQPLLFTKFNLEISPGSRCLLIGANGSGKTTLLKILAGKHMVGGRDVVRVLNCSAFHDTQLVCSGDLAYLGGSWSKTIGSAGDVPLQGDFSAEHMIFGVEGIDPVRREKLIDLLDIDLQWRMHKVSDGQRRRVQICMGLLHPYKVLLLDEVTVDLDVVTRLDLLDFFREECEERGATIVYATHIFDGLETWATDVAYVQDGELRRSGKLSDIHELKGSNNLLSVVESWLRSESKNPRKQSIISSVQLSRGSPFDSSPFRSSRHMAYYR, from the exons atgGCGGAATCGACGGGAGGGATTGAGGTTTCGGGCCTCCAATTCGCTTACGAGGGCCAGCCTCTGTTGTTCACGAAGTTTAATCTCGAGATCTCTCCGGGCTCTCGTTGCCTCCTCATCGGTGCCAATGGATCCG GTAAGACTACTTTGTTGAAGATTCTAGCTGGGAAACATATGGTTGGAGGGAGGGATGTAGTGAGAGTCCTCAATTGTTCCGCTTTTCATGACACACAACTGGTCTGTAGTGGTGACCTCGCCTATCTTGGAGGTTCTTGGAGTAAAACTATTGGATCTGCT GGGGATGTTCCACTCCAAGGTGACTTCTCTGCTGAGCATATGATTTTTGGAG TTGAAGGGATTGATCCTGTTAGGAGAGAGAAGCTCATCGATCTACTTGACATTGATCTTCAATGGCGGATGCATAAAGTTTCTGATGGGCAGCGCCGCCGTGTCCAAATTTGCATGGGCCTTCTTCACCCATACAAG GTTCTTTTGCTTGATGAGGTTACTGTGGACTTAGATGTTGTCACAAGATTGGATCTTCTTGACTTCTTCAGGGAAGAATGTGAAGAG AGAGGAGCTACCATTGTTTATGCCACACATATATTTGATGGATTGGAGACATGGGCCACAGATGTGGCTTACGTCCAAGATGGTGAGCTGAGGAGGTCTGGGAAACTGTCTGACATTCATGAACTGAAAGGTTCCAACAACCTGCTCTCAGTTGTTGAATCATGGCTTCGATCTGAGTCCAAGAATCCAAGGAAGCAATCGATTATTTCTTCTGTCCAATTGAGCAGGGGCTCCCCCTTTGATTCATCTCCTTTTAGATCATCCCGCCATATGGCCTACTACCGTTGA